The genomic stretch GCAGGTAGACGAGCTCCGAGCCCGCCGCGTCCTCGAAGCGCAGCTCGTTGGATCCGTCGCCGCCGGGGCTGGAGCTGGAGCGCAGCGTGCTCTGCGTCTTCTCGCCGGGCAGGTCCACCGGGGTGGGGTTCTGGCCGTTGTAGACGCTGCCCGTGACGATGGGCCGGTCCGGGTCGCCCTCCAGGAACTCCACCACCACTTCATGCCCGATGCGCGGCAGGTACAGCGCGCCCCAGCTGGGGCCGGCCCAGGACTGGCTCACGCGAATCCAGCAGGAGCTCTTGTCGTCCTGCGTGCCCTCGCGGTCCCAGTGGAACTGGACCTTGATGCGGCCGTACTCGTCGGTGTGGATCTCCTCGCCCGCGGGGCCCACCACGATGGCCGTCTGCGCGCCGGGGATGACGGGGCGAGGCGTCACGCGCGGCGGACGGAAGGGCACGCTGGCGGGCTGGAGGACGAACTCGTTGCGGTACGACTCCTGCTGGCGCGTGGAGGACTGCTCGAACAGCAGGCCCTCGGACTGGTGCCCCACGTGCCGCACGGACACCGGCAGGTACTGGATGTTGAGGCGGCTGTCGGGATGGTCGGAGACCTCGAAGAGGTGGCCCGCGCAGATGCGGCGCGAGTAGCTGACGCCCGTCATGGTCTCCACGCGGGCCCGCAGCTCCTCCATGCGCACCTTGGCGAGCGACTTGCCCGCGCCCGTCGCGTCGTAGCGGCCCGGGTAGTCGTAGATCTCCAGCGCGGCCTCGCCGCCCTCGGCGCTCTGGGTGACCGCCAGGCTCTGCGTGGGCTTCGTGAAGTTGAAGTCGCGCAGCATGACGGCGCCCGGCTGCACCTCCGTGCGCGCCACCAGCTCGTGGATGTACTCGTGCGCCGCGACCATCTTCGAGCGCTCGCGGAAGAGAACCTTGGGCTCGCCCTGCATGTCCGGGTTGGCGGAGACGCCATCGCCGAGGATCATCTTGTGGGCGTCCTCGGTGTGCGTGAAGAAGTAGGAGATGCCTTCCTCCTCGAGGAGCCGCGACACGAAGTCGAGATCCGACTCGCGGTACTGCACGCAGTACTCCCGCTTCACGTACGTCCCCGTGAGCGACAGCTCGTGCTCCACCTTTCCCTCGTCCAGGACCTTGTGGACGATCTGCGGGACGGTGAGGTTCTGGAAGATGCGGCTCTTGCGCGTGTGCTTGAGCGTCCAGAGCTTGGGCACGACGGTGGCGCGGTAGCGGCGGCGCTCGGGGCCGCTGCCCTCATCCCAGCGCGTCACGCGGGCGATGATGCCCTGGAAGTAGCGCGCGCCGTCGCCGAGTAGGACGGTGAGTAGGGCGTCCTTGCCGAGCAAGGCCTTCTCATCCACCTCCACCTCTGGCTTCACGGCCAGCGCGACCTCGACAGAGTAGGGCTGAGAGAGGGTTTCCTCCGCCTCGAAGCCCAGCACGGCCAGTTCGTCCGCGGAGAGGGGGCCGGCTTGAAACTCGAACTCGGCCTGATTGGCGAGCAACGCGGCGTTCGCGATCATTCGAGATCCCCCAGGACGTGAGCGCCAGGTCCGAGATGGACCGCAGGCTCGACACGCCTTCAAAGCATGCCGTGAAAGTGTGTCGCAAGGGGGGCTGACAACAATTGACGCACGCTCCCGTGGCCGCCATCTCAAACGCCGGGTCCGTGACAACGGAAGGGCGGGTCGCGTTAGAGTCCGTCTCGTAGGGGGGCGGCCTGTGGCACTCGGGCGTGTCCAGAGCACCCAAGGCCAATGTTCCATCTGGGAGAACCATGAGACTCCGCACGTCCCTGCGCCGCGCCGCCGCGCTGGCGCTTGCGCTGACCTCGACGGCCGCGCTGGCTCAGATTTCGTCGACCCTGCGCACGTTCGAGCTGGAGCGACTGGACTTGAATCCGGGCGCGGAAGGCTCACTTTTGCTGGGATTGGGTGAGCTGATGCCACCCGGCACGTTCCGGGGCTCGGTGGTCGCGCACTACGCCCACTCCCCGCTCCAACTCGAGCAGGATGGGCAGACGTTCACGATTGTCAGTGGACGCGCCACGTTGCATGTCGCGGCGGCCTACGCCCCCACGCGTTGGCTCCAGGTGGGGCTGCAGTTGCCCCTGGTGGCCTTCCAGATGACCGGAAGCCAGGCGGACTCCGGGTTCGAGCAGCCTTCACATGTGGGGCTCGGGACGCCCGGCGTGTCGCTGCGCGTGGGATTGCTCACGCAGGACGACGCGGGCGGCGTGGACGTGGCGGCGGAGCTGGGGGCGGGCTTGCCAGTGGGCAGTGAGGCGGTGCTCGCGAGGGACCCCGGCGGCTGGCGGCTGTCTCCCCGGCTGATGGTGGGCCGTCACTTCGGCTTCATCCGCGCGGGGTTGGAGGTGGGCTTCCTGCAGCGGCCGAGCATCGCCATCACCCGGCAACTCGGTGCCTCGGAGGATCAGCTCGGCAACGAGCTGCGGGTGGGGGCCGCGCTGTCGACCACGGGGCGCCGCCTGCGGTGGGAGCTGAACGTGCGCGGCATGGTGCCGCTGACGAAGCAGCCGGGCGCGGCGGAGCTGCTCCCGGGCTTCCGCTACCTCGTCAATCCCTCGTTCGAGCTGTTCGGGTTGGCGGGCATGGGCGTGGGGTCAGCGCCGGGCACGCCGCTGTTCCGGCTGATGATGGGGGGAGCTTTCGGCGGCGTGACGCCTCGGCGCGGGCCGGGCGAGTCCTCGGTGAACTGCGAGCCGGGGCTCGTGCACACGCTGGAGGAGTGCCCCGAGATGGACGAGGACGGGGACGGCGTGCGCAACGGCGTGGACCGCTGCCCCACCGAGCCCGGCAGTGTCGAGCGCAAGGGCTGCTCGGCCAAGGACACGGACGGCGACGGCATCGAGGACATGCTGGATGCGTGTCCGGTGGAGCCGGGGCCCGCGGCGCGTCAGGGCTGCCCGGTGCAGGACCAGGACAAGGACGAGGTGCCCGACGAAGTGGACAGCTGCCCGACGGCGCCAGGGCCGGCGGACAACCGAGGCTGCCCCGTGCGGGACACGGACAAGGACGGCATCGACAACGACAAGGACGCGTGCCCCAACGAGGCCGGTCCTCCCGAGCGCGATGGCTGCCCGGAGTCGGACACGGACAAGGACGGCGTGCCGAACCGCGCGGACAGCTGCGCCAACGAGGCGGGCACGGTGGAGAACCTCGGGTGCCCGCAGCACGTGCAGCCGCTGGTGGAGCTGAAGCGGGACCGGCTCGTGTTGCAGGGCAAGGTGTTCTTCGACGCGGCCGGGGTGCGCATCCAGTCGCGCTCGTTCGAGCTGTTGGACTGGGTGGCGCGCGTCATCCTGGAGCACCCGGAGATGCCGCTCGTCGTGGTGGGCGGCCACACCGACGACCGAGGCTTCCCCGACGCGAACCGCCGGATGTCGCAGGGGCGCGCGGAGGCGGTGCGGCAGTACCTCATCCAGAAGAAGGTCCCAGCTGAGCGTTTGCAGTCGCAGGGCTACGGGCAGGACCGCCCCATCGACAGCAACGCGACGTCCATTGGCCGGGAGAACAACCGGCGCGTGGACTTCGTCATCGTGGATCCGGAACTCGAGAAGGCGGGGGCCCCTCGGCCCTGAGCCGAGCCGGGTGCCAGGAGAGCAGAGACCATGAAAGTGTCGCTCATGAAGGCGCTGGTGCTGGGGCTCATCGTGCTCGCCCCCCTCGCGGCGCGGTCCGAGCTGGATACGTTCTTCTTGGGACGCCAGACGACGACGGATCACACGTACACGAATGGCGAGGCCGTCAATCGCTACGCGTGGCTGACCGCGAATGCGAACAGCGGGACTTCGGCGCTGGCCGTGACGTTCCGCACGGGGGATGAGTCATCCATCGCGGTGGGCGATCTCGTGATGGTGATCCAGACGGCGCAGTCGGGGCTCACGCCCGGGTCGGCCTCGCCGTTTGATTTGGATGCATCGACCTCGTCCGTGGGGAAGTGGGAGTTCGCGGTCGTCGCGTCGGTGTCCTCCTCGAGCATCGGCTTGACCAAGCCGCTGGTGAATTCCTACGTGTCACCGGGGGCCCAGGTTGTTCGCGTACCCGAGTGGAATGATGTGACGGTCCAGGCCTCCGCCACGATTTCTCCGCCCGCCTGGGATGGTCGCACGGGCGGCATCCTGGCCTTCCTCGCGACTGGCACCGTGACGCTGGCGGATAACGCGGCCATCGACGCGAGTGGAAAGGGCTTTCGCGGAGGGGTGTTCGTGTATCGCGGCGGCACCTCGCCAGTGAATGACGACAACACCAGCGGGGCGAATGCGTGCACCGCGAGCGCGAACGACAGTGCTGTGTGGGGAGCGCTCAAGGGAGAGGGGTTCGCCTACGACCGCTTCGGTGTGATCACCAGCTCAGCCATCAGTGGCGGGACGAATCCGCTAGGCGGGGCGAGCGTTGGCAACGCCGGAGGTGCGGGCTACTGCCTTCGAGGCGGAGGCGGCGGAGGCGGCAATGGGAACATCGGTGGAAGCGGAGGCAAGAATGGCGCGTCCACCGCGAGCTCGGGCGGAGGTGGCGGCGCGCAGATCACCTACACGGTGACGCAGCGCCTGACGCTCGGAGGCGGCGGTGGCTCAGGACATGTTGATGACACGGCCGCGACCTCTCAGGGCGGAGCGGGCGGTGGTCTCATCTACATTCGCGCCAACGCCATCGCGAAGTCAGGCACTGGCACGCACGAGATTCGCGCCAACGGTGCGAATGGCACTGCGGGGGGGGCGCATGCTGGCGGCGCAGGGGGTGGTGCGGGCGGAACGCTTTCCGTTCGCGTCGTGGGCACCCTGACCTGTGGCGATGTCGTGTTCAAAGCGACGGGTGGCAGTGGTGGAGGCAACGCCAGCGCGGTTGCCAGCGGCGGAGGTGGCGGAGGCGGGCGCATTCATCTCCAGGCTCCCAATGCGGCCACATGTGCCGCGGGCGATGTCCTTGTCACGGCCGGAGCCAAGGGCGGATCGAGTCCGAACACCTGGGATGGAACCGCGGGACAGCTGGGCACGACGAACGTTGTCAACGCAGGGTTGACGAACGCGCCCACCGTCGCGATTGACTTCCCGGCCGAGGGAGCCGCGCTCAACTCCACGACCGCGACGCAAGCGATCACGGGGCACTTCTCGTCGGGCGCCGGGTCGACGGTGGCCACGGTGGAGCTCTATTTGAACGGTGTCCTCCTGACGTCGCTCACCGTCCCGGCCGGCACGACGACCTTCTCCTATTCCGTTCCGTCGGGACTCGCCGAGTCCTCGCCGATTCACAGCCTGACAGCCACCTCCAAGATGGATGGGCTGGCCAACATGATGGCCCCGCCTCGAACGTTCACCGTGGATCGCACCGCGCCCACGGTGACGAGCCTGCTGGCGACGGCGAACAGTTCGCCCCTCTTGACCGGCGCGACGACACGTTTTGGCACCGTCCGGTTCATCGCTGCGGCGGACGACGTGGCGGCGTCGTTCTTGTGCAAGCTGGGCAGCGCGGGGCCGGTGTCTTGCACCATGCCTCACGATGAAACGGTGTCGACTGACGGCTCGTATCACTTCGAGGTGTTCGCACAGGATGCCGCTGGCAACGTGTCCGCGGCACCGAGGACCTTTGACTGGACGTTGGACACCGTGCCGCCGACGGCACCTGTCATCTCCTCACCCACGCATCAACAGATGGTGGGTGGTTCGGTTCCGGTGAGTGGCACGGTGGACGGACTGGGCCAGTCTGTGGACGTTTACGTGGATGGTAGTGCGACCGCGCAGGCTGCGACTGTGACGGGGATGACCTGGTCGGTCACCTTGACGCCGGTGTTCACCTCGAGCGGTGGTCACTTCATCCAGGCCGTGGCGCGGGACGCGGCGGGCAACGTCAGCCCCATGTCCATTCGAGTCTTCACGGTGGACGTCACACCCCCCGCGGCGCCCGTCATCCTCTCGCCTGCGATGAATGCGCGAGTCCCTACCCTGAAGCCGATGGTTCAGGTCTCCGCGGAGGTGGGCAGTGGGGTGACCGCAGCCATTCAATCGAGCCCCATCTCGGTAAACGTGGCTGCTGGCGCCGGGCCCGGACTCTGGAACTTGCAGCCCGCCGCGAACCTCACGGATGGAACGGCCTACACGATGGTGGTGACCGCGACGGATGCGTACGGCAACGCGAGCACCTCGAATGTCACATTTACGGTGGATGTCTCGCCGCCCGCCGCACCGACTGTGTCTCAGCCCGTGAACGGCGGCCCTCCGCTCACCTCCAACGTCGTCCACGTCACAGGAACGGCTGAAGCCGGCAGCACCGTGTCGTTCACGCTGGGGTCCTCGCCGCTGGGGACTGTCCTCGCCACGGGAGGGGCCTTCTCGTTCGACATCCCGGTGTCGCTCGCGGACGGGGCCTATCTGTTGAAAGTTCAGGCGACGGATGTGGCCGGGAACCTGAGCGCTGTCACGAACGTGAATTTCTCGATGGATACACAAACGCCCGCGCCTCCCGTGATTGCTCAGCCCACGCAGGGCAGCGCCGTGCCGAGCAAGACGCCATCGTTCTCCGGGACGGCGGAGGGAAACAGCTTCGTGTCGCTCGCGGTGACCGCGACGGGCGCCACCACGGGCGGGCCATATACTGCCTCGACGACCGCGGCTGCTGGGGGCGGTTGGACCATTTCGTCGCTCACCCCCGCGACGCCCTTGAGTGAGGGGGGTACGTATGTCGTGACGGCGACCGCGACGGATGCGGCGGGCCACGTGAGCGCCGTCTCTGCTTCGGTGGCTTTCCGTATCGATACTTTGTCTCCGGCAGCGCCCGTGATTGTCGAGCCCGCCAGCAACGCGTTCGTGAAGACCACGACGCCGCTCCTGCGCGGCACCGCGGAGCCGGGCGCCACGGTCAAGGCGACCTTCCCGGGGGCCATCGTCATCATGGCCCTCGCCAACAGCACGGGCGACTGGGCGCTGACCGCTCCGGCCTTGAGTCAGGGCGCGCTGACCGTGACGGTGATCGCGACGGATGCCGCCGCCCACGACAGCCCGGCGGCAACGGTCTCGTTCACGGTGGATACCCAGGCGCCCGCGGCGCCCGTCGTCTCCAGCCCCGCGAGCGGAGCGCTGCTCAATACGGGCAGCCCCACGTTCAGCGGCACCGCCGAAGCGGACGCCACCGTGGTCATCATGAAGGGGGGCACGGGGATCGGCACCGCGACGGTGAGTTCAGGGGGAGCGTGGACGTTCAATGCGCCTTTGTCCTTCGGTGAAGGCACGCAGACCCTCACGTTCCGCACGAAGGACCGTGCTGGAAACGAGAGCGCGGACAGCTCGCTGACTTTCCAGGTGGACACGGTGCCGCCGCCGCAGCCCATCGTCAGCTCGCCGTCGGGATATGTGACGGTCACCTCGCCCGTGATTCAGGGGACCGCGGAGGCGAACAGCACCGTGACGATCCGTCTGCGGCGCGTCAGCAACTCCACGGTGGTGGACAAGACGGGGACTGTGACGGCGGCGGCGAACGGGGCGTGGTCGGTCTCGTCGCTGACGCCCGCGGGCGCCCTGGATCAAGTCAGCTACACCGTCGAGGCCATCGCCCAGGATGGCGCTGGGAACACGAGCTTGTTGTCGAGCCTGCTGACCTTCACGGTGGACTCGATTCCTCCCGCGACGCCCGCCATCACCTACCCGGCGCTGAACGACACCGTGGGCACGGCGACGCCGACCCTCACGGGCACCGCGGATCCGAACATGGACGTGGTGCTGAAGTTGTTCGGACCGGCGCCGTCGACGGCCATGGCTCGCGAGTGGACGCTGCGCTCGAGCAACTCCGGAACGTGGAAGGTGGATGTGACGCAGGCCGAGGAACTCGCCACGGGCAAGTACACGGCCCGGGTTCACGCGGTGGATATCGCGACGAACCAGAGTCCTGAGTCCGCGGATCACACGTTCACGGTGGACATCGCGGTCCCGGATACGCTCTTCACGGACAAGCCCCTGGCGCTCACGAACCTGGCGCTCGCGACGTTTGCCTATGACTCATCGAAGCCGGGCGTCTCCTTCGAGTGCAGCCTGGATGGCGCGGCCTATGCGCCGTGCAATCCCTCGTACCCGGTGAATGACGGCTTGCACTCGTTGCAAGCGCGAGCGCGAGACACCCTGACCGGGCTGGTCGACCTCTCGCCGGCCGTGTGGTCCTGGACGGTGGACACGCATCCGCCCGTCACCACATTCGGTCTCACGCCGCCTCCGGTGACCAACGAGCTGGGGGCACACTTCACGTTCGCGGCCAACGAGTCGGGCGTCACGTATTCGTGCGAGCTGGATGGGACCGCCGTGGCGGACTGTGATGGCGACGTCTCGATCACGATCGTGCAGGCGAGCCCCGTGGTGACGCATGCCTTCACCGTGCACACGACGGATGCGGCGGGGAACATCGAGTTGCCCGCGGCCTCGCTGTCGTGGACCGTGAACCGTGCGCTGCCGGACACGACCATTCAGACGCAACCACTGAACCCCTCCAACTCCTCCAGCGCCGCGTTTGGCTTCGCCGCCGTGCCGCAGGACTCGGGGACGACCTTCGAGTGCAACCTGGACAACGCGGGGTACACGCGCTGCGATCCAACGGTGACGTTCTTCGGTCTGGCCCACGGCACGCACACGTTGGGAGTGCGCGCGCGGGACGGCCTCAACAACGCGGATCCGCAGCCCGCCATCTTCACCTGGGTGGTGGACCTGGTGGCTCCGGAGACGAGCTTCGCGACGAAGCCGGCGGCGCTGTCCGCGCAAGCGCTGTCTCGCTTCGAGTTCAGCTCGGAGCCGGGCGTGACCTTCGAGTGTCAGGCCTCGGCCGCGGCCTCGTTCGCCTCGCTCGCGGCGACGCCCGCGTTCGTGGTCTGCACCACGCCGTTCGAGGAGACGCTCCCGGATGGCACGTACACGTTGTCCGTCCGAGCGAAGGATCTCGCGGGCAACGTGGATGCGACCCCGGCCACGTTCACCTGGAAGGTGGACACGACGGCGCCGGCGGCACCGACGGTGGCGGCGGACGTTCGGGACCGGATGTTCCGGACCCTGACTCCTGAGCTGCGTGGGACGGCGGAGGATGGCAGCACGGTCTTCGTGTCGGTGGATGACGGCCCGGCTCAGGCCGCCACGCTGCTGGGCGGCGCCTGGAGCTTCACGCCGCCGTCGGCGCTGACGCAGGGCGCGCACGCGATGACGGTGCGGGCGGTGGATGCCGCGGGGAACGCGAGCCCGCTCTCGGACCAGGTGACGTTCACGGTGGACACGGTGGCGCCGA from Myxococcaceae bacterium JPH2 encodes the following:
- a CDS encoding Ig-like domain repeat protein; this encodes MKVSLMKALVLGLIVLAPLAARSELDTFFLGRQTTTDHTYTNGEAVNRYAWLTANANSGTSALAVTFRTGDESSIAVGDLVMVIQTAQSGLTPGSASPFDLDASTSSVGKWEFAVVASVSSSSIGLTKPLVNSYVSPGAQVVRVPEWNDVTVQASATISPPAWDGRTGGILAFLATGTVTLADNAAIDASGKGFRGGVFVYRGGTSPVNDDNTSGANACTASANDSAVWGALKGEGFAYDRFGVITSSAISGGTNPLGGASVGNAGGAGYCLRGGGGGGGNGNIGGSGGKNGASTASSGGGGGAQITYTVTQRLTLGGGGGSGHVDDTAATSQGGAGGGLIYIRANAIAKSGTGTHEIRANGANGTAGGAHAGGAGGGAGGTLSVRVVGTLTCGDVVFKATGGSGGGNASAVASGGGGGGGRIHLQAPNAATCAAGDVLVTAGAKGGSSPNTWDGTAGQLGTTNVVNAGLTNAPTVAIDFPAEGAALNSTTATQAITGHFSSGAGSTVATVELYLNGVLLTSLTVPAGTTTFSYSVPSGLAESSPIHSLTATSKMDGLANMMAPPRTFTVDRTAPTVTSLLATANSSPLLTGATTRFGTVRFIAAADDVAASFLCKLGSAGPVSCTMPHDETVSTDGSYHFEVFAQDAAGNVSAAPRTFDWTLDTVPPTAPVISSPTHQQMVGGSVPVSGTVDGLGQSVDVYVDGSATAQAATVTGMTWSVTLTPVFTSSGGHFIQAVARDAAGNVSPMSIRVFTVDVTPPAAPVILSPAMNARVPTLKPMVQVSAEVGSGVTAAIQSSPISVNVAAGAGPGLWNLQPAANLTDGTAYTMVVTATDAYGNASTSNVTFTVDVSPPAAPTVSQPVNGGPPLTSNVVHVTGTAEAGSTVSFTLGSSPLGTVLATGGAFSFDIPVSLADGAYLLKVQATDVAGNLSAVTNVNFSMDTQTPAPPVIAQPTQGSAVPSKTPSFSGTAEGNSFVSLAVTATGATTGGPYTASTTAAAGGGWTISSLTPATPLSEGGTYVVTATATDAAGHVSAVSASVAFRIDTLSPAAPVIVEPASNAFVKTTTPLLRGTAEPGATVKATFPGAIVIMALANSTGDWALTAPALSQGALTVTVIATDAAAHDSPAATVSFTVDTQAPAAPVVSSPASGALLNTGSPTFSGTAEADATVVIMKGGTGIGTATVSSGGAWTFNAPLSFGEGTQTLTFRTKDRAGNESADSSLTFQVDTVPPPQPIVSSPSGYVTVTSPVIQGTAEANSTVTIRLRRVSNSTVVDKTGTVTAAANGAWSVSSLTPAGALDQVSYTVEAIAQDGAGNTSLLSSLLTFTVDSIPPATPAITYPALNDTVGTATPTLTGTADPNMDVVLKLFGPAPSTAMAREWTLRSSNSGTWKVDVTQAEELATGKYTARVHAVDIATNQSPESADHTFTVDIAVPDTLFTDKPLALTNLALATFAYDSSKPGVSFECSLDGAAYAPCNPSYPVNDGLHSLQARARDTLTGLVDLSPAVWSWTVDTHPPVTTFGLTPPPVTNELGAHFTFAANESGVTYSCELDGTAVADCDGDVSITIVQASPVVTHAFTVHTTDAAGNIELPAASLSWTVNRALPDTTIQTQPLNPSNSSSAAFGFAAVPQDSGTTFECNLDNAGYTRCDPTVTFFGLAHGTHTLGVRARDGLNNADPQPAIFTWVVDLVAPETSFATKPAALSAQALSRFEFSSEPGVTFECQASAAASFASLAATPAFVVCTTPFEETLPDGTYTLSVRAKDLAGNVDATPATFTWKVDTTAPAAPTVAADVRDRMFRTLTPELRGTAEDGSTVFVSVDDGPAQAATLLGGAWSFTPPSALTQGAHAMTVRAVDAAGNASPLSDQVTFTVDTVAPTTTIVSGPDGRIRTSSVLFEFGSNEEGSTFQCSFDGADFEACTGFAREDLSEGTYTLKVRAVDRAGNEGTVVSRSWKVYLGGDIRTKGGGLSCASGGAGDASLLGVALGGLVLLAARRRRGEGTP
- a CDS encoding thrombospondin type 3 repeat-containing protein produces the protein MRLRTSLRRAAALALALTSTAALAQISSTLRTFELERLDLNPGAEGSLLLGLGELMPPGTFRGSVVAHYAHSPLQLEQDGQTFTIVSGRATLHVAAAYAPTRWLQVGLQLPLVAFQMTGSQADSGFEQPSHVGLGTPGVSLRVGLLTQDDAGGVDVAAELGAGLPVGSEAVLARDPGGWRLSPRLMVGRHFGFIRAGLEVGFLQRPSIAITRQLGASEDQLGNELRVGAALSTTGRRLRWELNVRGMVPLTKQPGAAELLPGFRYLVNPSFELFGLAGMGVGSAPGTPLFRLMMGGAFGGVTPRRGPGESSVNCEPGLVHTLEECPEMDEDGDGVRNGVDRCPTEPGSVERKGCSAKDTDGDGIEDMLDACPVEPGPAARQGCPVQDQDKDEVPDEVDSCPTAPGPADNRGCPVRDTDKDGIDNDKDACPNEAGPPERDGCPESDTDKDGVPNRADSCANEAGTVENLGCPQHVQPLVELKRDRLVLQGKVFFDAAGVRIQSRSFELLDWVARVILEHPEMPLVVVGGHTDDRGFPDANRRMSQGRAEAVRQYLIQKKVPAERLQSQGYGQDRPIDSNATSIGRENNRRVDFVIVDPELEKAGAPRP
- the tssI gene encoding type VI secretion system tip protein VgrG, whose translation is MIANAALLANQAEFEFQAGPLSADELAVLGFEAEETLSQPYSVEVALAVKPEVEVDEKALLGKDALLTVLLGDGARYFQGIIARVTRWDEGSGPERRRYRATVVPKLWTLKHTRKSRIFQNLTVPQIVHKVLDEGKVEHELSLTGTYVKREYCVQYRESDLDFVSRLLEEEGISYFFTHTEDAHKMILGDGVSANPDMQGEPKVLFRERSKMVAAHEYIHELVARTEVQPGAVMLRDFNFTKPTQSLAVTQSAEGGEAALEIYDYPGRYDATGAGKSLAKVRMEELRARVETMTGVSYSRRICAGHLFEVSDHPDSRLNIQYLPVSVRHVGHQSEGLLFEQSSTRQQESYRNEFVLQPASVPFRPPRVTPRPVIPGAQTAIVVGPAGEEIHTDEYGRIKVQFHWDREGTQDDKSSCWIRVSQSWAGPSWGALYLPRIGHEVVVEFLEGDPDRPIVTGSVYNGQNPTPVDLPGEKTQSTLRSSSSPGGDGSNELRFEDAAGSELVYLHAQKDFNIVVENDKDQLVGGNESLLVKKDRSRVIEGNQALVVKKNDDSTISGNQSLEVTGNRSTTVVGNHTESVTGDQSISVSSNQAVSVALASAENVGLGKMLNVGGALAVTVGAAFNELVGGLKSEQVGGAKVEMVGAKKSEIVKGSRTLQVGGDLSEEVAKTRTLKVEKDLLLSVGGKLNHAAKDAYAVSAKEIALVAEDQFTLKVGKATIQVKKNGDVVISGAKFEFTADGDVIIKGSKISEN